AGTATTTTCTGGCCCTTTGAGTTGGGCGACGTGTCGATGCCCCATTTGGGTCAGATAGTTAACCGCTTCAAATGAAGAGGTCAGGTTATCGATATGAACTGTTGGCAGCTCAAGCTCTGGCGCAAACTCACACCCCATCACCAGTGGTGGTAGGTTCTTTTGTTCAGGCTTACTGACGTCAAATGGTAGTTGGGTCCCTAGCAGTAGCATGCCATCGGCCTGTTTGGTAAACACCAGATTGACTAAGGAGCTTTCACGCTTTTCTTGTTGTCCGCTGTTACCGAGCAGAACGAGATAGCCGTGTTCGACAGCGGCATCTTCAATCCCTCGGATGATTTCGCTGAAGTAAGAGTCACAAATATCTGGAACGATAGTAACAATCGTTTTAGATTCGTTGCGACGCAAATTACGTGCTAATGAGTTAGGTGCGTAGCCCGCTTCAAGTACCGCATCTTCAACGCGTTTGCGAGTTGAAGATGAGACTTTCTCAGGGTTCATTAACGCCCGAGATACGGTAGCCGTGGATACGCCAGCAAGCTGGGCAACATCCTTCATTGTCGCCATAGATTTTC
This portion of the Vibrio sp. SCSIO 43136 genome encodes:
- the cytR gene encoding DNA-binding transcriptional regulator CytR produces the protein MATMKDVAQLAGVSTATVSRALMNPEKVSSSTRKRVEDAVLEAGYAPNSLARNLRRNESKTIVTIVPDICDSYFSEIIRGIEDAAVEHGYLVLLGNSGQQEKRESSLVNLVFTKQADGMLLLGTQLPFDVSKPEQKNLPPLVMGCEFAPELELPTVHIDNLTSSFEAVNYLTQMGHRHVAQLKGPENTQLCHFRNQGYQQALRRAGITMNPDYQVEGDFSFESGEAAAAQLLSLPEPPTAVFCHNDVMAIGAIQKAKQMGKKVPEEISFVGFDDIQFAQYCDPPLTTISQPRYEIGRQAMLMLLEILKGRDVRAGSRLLDTKLVVRKSACPPRA